The Periplaneta americana isolate PAMFEO1 chromosome 16, P.americana_PAMFEO1_priV1, whole genome shotgun sequence genome segment CAGaatgctagccattactccacagcggtaaacTGAGAGAAATTGTCAGATTAACTGAAGGAAACTTGAACTTCAATTTATAAGTACTAAAAAGAGAAACAAGGAATGTTGATAGTGCACTGCATAATACTATAGTATTTCACATGTGAATCAAATTGCAATCAATCCTTAGCATGGGAACCAGCTTGTAGGACTTGGAATCACTTTCTTACAACTATTAGGGCCTATATGTTACATATGCATTATGTCTTTTCTGTAGGAAGGGAATTTATTGGATCTCCACATGGCTGGAATAAAGACGGAATGTGTGGACCACAGCTGGGATGTCACATTAGAGACTGAAGTTGAGGAAACTATAGTGCCAACTAATTTTGTTACAGCAAAATATAAAGCTGAGGTAAGTGGACCCCATGGCTCTTGTTCATTCGATATTATTGTTGTATTCTTTTTGTCGCACACGGTTACTATGTCACTGAATTCAGAGACATTTTAGCATATGAGAAAgccattaatattttctataaaaattatttaggcCTTGATTTCAgtatattctaaatttcatgttTGGTTATATCTCTATatgaatttttattacattttattacctCATCTCTTACTAATTTACTTTGTAAGGGGTATGTTCTTAGTATCAATGTGCGAAGATGTAGTGGCGAGGGACAcattttgatttatattttacaatttaatggAATGTTTAATGGCAAGAAAGCATTGTGTAATAATACATTATGTGGGGAAGTAATAAAATTCTTGGACATTGTCGAATTGAGTTACATTTTCCTAAATTAGTGATTGGGTAAAGACATTTGCTTGCATTTCTTTCTTATAATAGGAGTTCAAATCTTAATGTATTGGAAACAAAAGATTCTTATGAAATAAGAACTTCAAGGAGTGCCTTTGTGTACTCAATTTTATTCTTGGACTCGACAGTATTTAAATGCAGACCTGTGTCATGAAAAGTTGCTGCATTACTCGTGTCAACTTCCGCCATTTTCTGTTCTGTTTTCTCCTTATTTTTAGGAAGAGTTATGCAATTTAGACACAGTAAAGGACGAGTTGAAACTGGAAGTAACTGTAGAGGAAAATGAGATTCTGCCCGATAGGTGAGTGTGGTGTGGAAAGCTTCACTTGGTCATTTCTTTCATTGCTTCATTAAAATTGACATGTATGATGTTATTTTGCAATCTGTTACGGCATGGATTATTTTGTCCATATAATGAGAATGACCTCGAAAATCATGGAAGGAGGAAGTTATGAAGGCAGCTAgagagtttattttatttttttcataaaaagaagacaaatgaaaagaGCAATCTTGCATGCCCACAAATAATCatattttgaatataatttaggATGAATTCCTTctaattttctttataaatatccctAGTCCAAACAACCTCCGACCGAAAAGACATAGTGACAGTCCTAGTTAGGAGAAAACCAATGTAATTCAAGTAGTGTTATTAGGATTCGTCATGTACACTCTTGTCAGTGAACCAAATAAAAGTCTAtgtcattcgccatttttgtaataggcctatgtaaattctGAGTTCCATATTAtcaaatacatattatatagatatagatatagctGTTTTACTTaccatttgaaatatcaattacataATATGTGTACATACTTAGTCGAAACAGTTTATAAATAAAGTCAAATGACTTCGATTTTTCGGTACTTGTTACTTCCTTGCATTTGTCTtccattatttccttatttattcttTTCCTCCTTTCTCGTTAGCCTGTTTTTGTTTTTCTATGTATGTGTTCCatatgaatttgcgggaatgtgtaTGTTTTCGgaagtattttatgttttatgtgcAGTGAGGGAAAGTGATACAGATAGAATacgatttataatattataagttGGGTTATTTacgtatacaaaaatatattttgagacatgggaaaatattttttttcgaaagGCTTATTGTATGAcgttaaaatatgtacatttagcagcaaaaagaatgggccggtcGACAATTTCTAAGctccagagacataacataacattgcgttcaccaggtaacacataattaaaccatttaaatttgctgtattttgtttaagagtctaaaatatgtaataaaatcgaatggtggGTTGACTCTAGATACATcaaggcccttgaagagtgaaataataataaaattggtaaatacaaaatcaaccaaagcaaatatgaacaggaaaaccacataTTATGCCGAACTTATACTAACAGTCACAGTAGTGTAAGTCGTTacagcattggtctattgaacaagttgatagtagtagctcaaggttcgaatcttccccagtcttctttttttaattacaaatttgccatcatatgtgtctcacaaagctataattatgtggtgatatttcttagaatatgcccaaactctaataaataataaacctcctctctctctcaagcaatactgctatctgttaatacaacgttctgtctcgtcattatgcttgaagatggcacagaaacaataactcattgctcTGGTTctcataggttattctgcgtatgctactctctgaCAGGACTTCaatggagaaatgtcattttctcctgcgaggtaattgtctccaatagcaacgatagtactgcacTAGTTTATtatatgaatggccaccgatatgATGAACGCTTCGCgagacgaattattaacaagtcgggttgcgtgagggttgcgtgttggggtggatgtcatacgatgaggcaggacttctggaacacatccacgggcggtttacggcagaagtctacggacacattttggcaaatgtaatgatcccttccgcccgaaaacgatatacagaaggaacacttttcttccagcaagataatcatccgatacacaccgccaaccagattcaaagatggtttactaGGAGGCATGATGTCGACCCATtagactggcctccaaattcacagatatgaatccgattcaaaatttcagggctgcagtcaaaaggatcctacactctaattgggcagaacaaccacccattTGGACAcatgaggaattgtgggacagagttctagatgcgtgggaggagatggccaagaatttagacctgttccataatcttgtgaacACCATGCCATGCAGAATGaaggcagttgttgacgcaggtggtttgtggacgagattcTAGTCCCAAtgacaggccttgttttgttaatatattgaaaaattgtttgtttttgttaatttaattatttatttgtgtttgtatgcgtccggttttttaggatgtgaaacaagtaatttATACAGgtcaggtctcacctattaatagcccagaggtgatgggcaataatatttttacaaggcaggcataacgaagtttgttaacaaatgccatttcacatttaaactaataaattaagtgaaagttaaaataaattaataattttatcgtactgggaggcgaactcacaacctctggtacggatgtcagacttcttaccactgggtcacacactgctcgtaaggtttactacattatagacggacgactttcaatgaagagacaccacagcaatgccttgcagtgggttacatttatacgagtgaaccgcgcgatagaacttagcatttctatcgaccaagaatcggcccattctttttgccgctaactGTACCACCTAGCTAtcattgtttgttttgttgtaatataataattttattatttcctgcATTTGCTCCTTTATCAGTTTTATTGAA includes the following:
- the LOC138691459 gene encoding uncharacterized protein isoform X2, with amino-acid sequence MDVIKMEPEVDPLAIQTSENTDIEEKKPISEEGNLLDLHMAGIKTECVDHSWDVTLETEVEETIVPTNFVTAKYKAEHC